In Chitinivorax sp. PXF-14, the following proteins share a genomic window:
- a CDS encoding RNA-binding S4 domain-containing protein has translation METIIFELSGEYIELNNLLKVVGVADSGGAGKALVAAGEVSVDGTLESRKTAKIRVGQVVTLAGVRIEVVEGAAE, from the coding sequence ATGGAAACCATCATCTTCGAATTGAGCGGCGAATACATTGAGCTCAACAACCTGCTCAAGGTCGTTGGCGTGGCCGATAGCGGCGGTGCCGGCAAGGCGCTGGTGGCTGCGGGCGAGGTCAGCGTCGATGGCACGCTGGAAAGCCGCAAGACGGCAAAGATTCGCGTCGGCCAGGTGGTGACGCTGGCCGGGGTGCGCATCGAAGTCGTCGAGGGCGCGGCCGAGTAG
- a CDS encoding VC0807 family protein codes for MTRGKLVLELLVNGLLPWGAYTLARQYTGEFNAIALSALPPLLWSLLELARHRRVDAISITVLLGIALSLLAVLFGGDERLLLLREAGVTGLMGLLALSSLLWPRPVLYYLARATAGREDATGAAEFEAYWQTSPSLRRLMTAMTAVWSAGMVAEAGLRTVLLWTLTTERFLAVSPFVQYGCYGTLWAWTVWYRRRALPEAAEGPAQAAPGQP; via the coding sequence ATGACACGCGGCAAGCTCGTCCTCGAACTGCTCGTCAACGGCCTGCTGCCCTGGGGCGCCTACACGCTCGCCAGGCAGTACACCGGCGAATTCAACGCCATCGCATTGTCAGCGCTGCCGCCGCTGCTCTGGTCGCTGCTCGAACTGGCGCGCCACCGCCGCGTGGATGCGATCTCGATCACCGTGCTGCTCGGCATCGCGCTGTCGCTGCTAGCCGTGCTGTTCGGCGGCGACGAGCGCCTGCTGTTGCTGCGCGAGGCCGGCGTGACCGGGCTGATGGGCCTGCTGGCTCTGTCGTCGCTGCTGTGGCCGCGCCCGGTGCTCTACTACCTTGCCCGCGCCACGGCGGGCCGCGAGGATGCCACCGGCGCCGCCGAGTTCGAGGCCTACTGGCAGACGTCACCCTCGCTGCGCCGGCTGATGACCGCGATGACTGCCGTGTGGAGCGCCGGCATGGTCGCCGAGGCCGGCCTGCGCACCGTGCTGCTGTGGACGCTGACGACCGAGCGCTTCCTCGCCGTTTCGCCCTTCGTTCAATACGGCTGCTACGGCACGCTCTGGGCCTGGACCGTGTGGTATCGCCGGCGCGCCCTGCCCGAGGCCGCCGAGGGGCCGGCGCAGGCTGCGCCCGGCCAACCGTAA
- a CDS encoding Spy/CpxP family protein refolding chaperone has protein sequence MSPSLKRLLLAVPLLAALTAPAMALSHGDGPRAGGPFAALSQAKPTLNLSSEQNALFDAAEKATHDAMDTMKAQHEKMKTLLDEQKKQAVIDLQKLSDQSEALHEASRAAHDKARDAWLKAYASLSTAQKQTVSDLLKQQMQKHEHWMQSHRRGPGHEMGKPE, from the coding sequence ATGAGTCCCAGCCTGAAACGCCTCTTGCTCGCCGTCCCCCTGCTTGCTGCGCTGACCGCGCCAGCGATGGCCCTGTCCCATGGCGACGGCCCGCGCGCCGGCGGCCCCTTCGCTGCGTTGAGCCAGGCCAAGCCCACGCTGAACCTGAGCAGCGAGCAGAATGCCTTGTTCGATGCGGCGGAAAAGGCCACGCACGATGCCATGGACACCATGAAGGCGCAGCACGAGAAGATGAAGACCCTGCTCGACGAACAGAAAAAGCAAGCCGTGATCGACCTGCAGAAGCTGTCCGACCAGAGCGAGGCGCTGCACGAGGCCAGCCGCGCGGCCCACGACAAGGCGCGCGACGCCTGGCTCAAGGCCTATGCCAGCCTGTCGACGGCGCAGAAGCAGACCGTCAGCGACCTGCTCAAGCAGCAGATGCAGAAGCATGAACACTGGATGCAGTCGCACCGCCGAGGGCCGGGACACGAGATGGGCAAGCCCGAGTAA
- a CDS encoding EF-hand domain-containing protein has product MVSSIGSSSYTGSYSSAQSTASSRRSEMQEKLFSKLDSNGDGQLSSSELDVLAKAAPQGMQSLFSGSDSAFTQSDTNGDGSLSVDEFKSAMQQVEQQLHSQFQQMRIGGAQGGPPSGPPPGDGDGDGDDTQAVGSTQASSRQQKLFDKLDTDQDGQVSAAELKAASDTAPAGLAQLLSSSNLMSSSDSDGNGSLSLDEFKSGMKQVEQQLQSQFQQMRSEGRQPHHGGGGGLAGRLLAALDQSSQSTTSSSTLSIAA; this is encoded by the coding sequence ATGGTGAGTTCGATAGGCAGTTCGAGCTACACCGGCAGCTACAGCAGTGCGCAGAGCACTGCGAGCAGCCGGCGCAGCGAGATGCAGGAGAAGCTGTTCAGCAAGCTGGACAGCAACGGCGACGGCCAGCTCAGCAGCAGCGAGCTGGATGTACTGGCCAAGGCTGCGCCGCAGGGCATGCAAAGCTTGTTCAGCGGCAGCGACAGCGCGTTCACGCAATCGGATACGAACGGCGACGGCAGCCTCAGCGTGGACGAGTTCAAGTCCGCGATGCAACAGGTGGAGCAGCAGCTGCACAGCCAGTTCCAGCAGATGCGCATCGGCGGCGCGCAGGGCGGCCCACCGTCGGGGCCGCCGCCGGGAGATGGCGACGGTGACGGTGACGACACCCAGGCCGTGGGCTCGACCCAGGCCAGCAGCCGCCAGCAGAAGCTGTTCGACAAGCTCGATACCGATCAGGACGGCCAAGTCAGCGCGGCGGAACTCAAGGCCGCCAGCGACACCGCGCCGGCGGGTCTGGCCCAGCTGCTGTCGAGCAGCAACCTGATGAGCAGCTCGGACAGCGATGGCAACGGCTCGCTCTCGCTCGACGAGTTCAAGAGCGGCATGAAACAGGTCGAGCAGCAGCTGCAAAGCCAGTTCCAGCAGATGCGCAGCGAGGGCCGCCAGCCGCACCACGGCGGTGGTGGTGGTCTGGCCGGGCGCCTGCTGGCGGCACTCGACCAGTCGTCGCAGAGCACGACGAGCAGCAGCACGCTCAGTATCGCAGCCTGA
- a CDS encoding pseudouridine synthase: MEPIRLSKRMAELGLCSRREADDYIAKGWVRVDGVVVDQLGSKVLPNQKITLERQAQAAQSSRVTILLNKPVGYVSGQAEEGYQPASVLITPDRQWKEDSSRIRFNAAHLRGLAPAGRLDIDSVGLLILTQDGRIAKQLIGEDSDVEKEYLVRVDGTLSKEGLQQLNHGLSLDGQRLKPAKVWWQNENQLRFILKEGKKRQIRRMCDLVGLKVVGLKRIRIGRVMLGNLPAGKWRYLSADESFV; the protein is encoded by the coding sequence ATGGAACCCATCCGCCTATCCAAACGCATGGCCGAGCTCGGCCTGTGTTCGCGCCGCGAGGCCGACGACTACATCGCCAAAGGCTGGGTGCGCGTCGATGGCGTGGTGGTCGACCAGCTCGGCAGCAAGGTGCTGCCGAACCAGAAGATCACGCTCGAGCGCCAGGCCCAGGCCGCGCAGAGCAGCCGCGTCACCATCCTGCTCAACAAGCCGGTCGGCTATGTCTCGGGCCAGGCGGAGGAGGGCTACCAGCCGGCCAGCGTGCTGATCACGCCGGACCGACAATGGAAGGAAGACAGCTCGCGCATCCGCTTCAACGCGGCGCACCTGCGCGGCCTGGCACCGGCCGGCCGGCTCGACATCGACTCGGTCGGCCTGCTGATCCTGACGCAGGATGGCCGTATCGCCAAGCAGCTGATCGGCGAGGATTCGGATGTCGAGAAGGAATACCTGGTGCGCGTCGACGGCACGTTGTCGAAGGAAGGGCTGCAGCAGCTCAACCACGGCCTCAGCCTCGACGGCCAGCGCCTGAAGCCGGCCAAGGTATGGTGGCAGAATGAAAACCAGCTGCGCTTCATCCTGAAGGAAGGCAAGAAACGTCAGATCCGCCGCATGTGCGATCTGGTCGGGCTCAAGGTGGTCGGCCTCAAGCGCATCCGCATCGGCCGCGTCATGCTCGGCAACCTACCGGCTGGCAAGTGGCGCTATCTGAGCGCCGACGAATCGTTCGTCTGA
- a CDS encoding TlyA family RNA methyltransferase, producing the protein MTTRADLLLVERGLAASRTAAQHLIEAGRVFVLDAGRRVAVGKASQKLFADIEFDIVPDEADRYVSRGGLKMAGALAQAGLDVRGLIVLDLGISTGGFTDCLLQVGAARVIGVDVGHSQLAPKLTADPRVVLLEGVNARHLHADDIAAHTGATGVDLVVIDVSFISLELVLPAAAALIRPGGHLLSLVKPQFEVGREGLGKGGIVKNERLFDTVRDKIVALCERLELSVLDYFDSPIKGGDGNREFFVFARCDAAPAGTLAQPV; encoded by the coding sequence ATGACCACTCGAGCCGACCTGCTACTCGTCGAACGCGGCCTTGCCGCCTCGCGCACCGCCGCACAGCACCTGATCGAGGCCGGGCGCGTGTTCGTGCTCGACGCCGGGCGCCGCGTGGCGGTCGGCAAGGCGAGCCAGAAACTGTTTGCCGATATCGAATTCGACATCGTGCCGGACGAGGCCGACCGCTATGTCTCGCGCGGCGGGCTCAAGATGGCCGGCGCGCTGGCGCAGGCCGGGCTCGATGTGCGCGGCCTCATCGTGCTCGATCTCGGCATTTCCACCGGCGGCTTCACCGATTGCCTGCTGCAGGTCGGCGCGGCCAGGGTCATCGGCGTCGATGTCGGCCACAGCCAGCTCGCACCGAAGCTCACCGCCGATCCGCGCGTGGTGCTGCTCGAAGGTGTCAACGCGCGCCACCTGCACGCCGACGACATCGCCGCGCACACGGGCGCCACCGGCGTGGACCTGGTAGTGATCGATGTCTCCTTCATCTCGCTCGAACTCGTGCTGCCGGCCGCCGCCGCCCTGATCCGCCCGGGTGGCCACCTGCTGAGCCTGGTCAAGCCGCAGTTCGAGGTCGGGCGCGAGGGGTTGGGCAAGGGCGGCATCGTCAAGAACGAACGGCTCTTCGACACGGTGCGCGACAAGATCGTGGCGCTGTGCGAACGGCTTGAGCTGTCGGTGCTCGATTATTTCGACAGCCCGATCAAGGGCGGCGACGGCAATCGCGAGTTCTTCGTGTTTGCGCGGTGCGATGCCGCCCCGGCAGGCACGCTAGCACAGCCGGTTTAG
- the ompR gene encoding two-component system response regulator OmpR: MENTPDILLIDDDPELRSLLQQYLGKQGMNVRTLPDAGELDRRLLRQRPDLLVLDVMMPGEDGLAVCRRLRGQGDDLPIIMLTARSDDIDRIVGLELGADDYLGKPFNPRELVARIHAVLRRRVRLPPGSPDPYGEVLRFGPFRLDMGARTLFHDDERITLTSGEFSLLAALAKHPRQPMSRERLIDLARGRSAETIERSIDVQVSRLRKLIEDDASAPRYIQTVWGVGYVFIPDGGGA, encoded by the coding sequence ATGGAAAATACCCCCGACATTCTGCTGATCGACGACGATCCCGAGCTGCGCAGCCTGCTGCAGCAATACCTGGGCAAGCAGGGTATGAACGTGCGCACCCTGCCTGACGCGGGCGAGCTCGACCGGCGCCTGCTGCGCCAGCGTCCCGACCTGCTGGTGCTCGATGTGATGATGCCGGGCGAGGATGGCCTTGCTGTGTGCCGCCGTCTGCGCGGCCAGGGCGACGACCTGCCGATCATCATGCTGACCGCGCGCAGCGACGACATCGACCGCATCGTCGGCCTCGAACTCGGCGCCGACGACTACCTCGGCAAGCCCTTCAATCCACGCGAGCTGGTGGCCCGCATCCATGCCGTGCTACGGCGTCGCGTGCGGCTGCCGCCGGGCAGCCCCGACCCGTACGGCGAGGTGCTGCGCTTCGGGCCGTTCCGGCTCGACATGGGCGCACGCACGCTGTTTCACGACGACGAGCGCATCACGCTGACCAGTGGCGAATTCTCGCTGCTCGCCGCGCTGGCCAAGCACCCGCGCCAGCCGATGTCGCGCGAGCGGCTGATCGACCTGGCGCGCGGCCGCAGCGCCGAGACCATCGAGCGCAGCATCGACGTACAGGTGTCGCGGCTGCGCAAGCTGATCGAGGATGACGCCTCCGCGCCGCGCTACATCCAGACGGTGTGGGGGGTCGGCTACGTCTTCATCCCCGATGGCGGTGGCGCATGA
- the cysS gene encoding cysteine--tRNA ligase, with protein MDLHLYDTYSRSLRRFEPIHADHVGLYCCGPTVYDYAHIGNLRTYLFEDLLRRVLELNGHVVRHVVNITDVGHLVSDADDGEDKMEKGSRRTGESAWDIAGRFTAAFKADMAALNLREPTVWCRATDHIAEQIDFIATLEAKGFTYRTSDGLYFDTARQDDYGYLARLDRTGLQAGKRVDLGEKRSATDFALWKFSRLGEQRQMEWDSPWGRGFPGWHIECSAMSAKYLSPWFDIHCGGEDHIPVHHSNEIAQTEACHGTRLANFWLHGYFLQLDAAKMSKSSGDFLRLQTLLERGYAPLAYRYLCLTAHYRSQLSFTWNSLDAAQTALNRLREAYHSWPAGGEADAATLGRFRDELNHDLNAPKALALVWELVKGPLPPATKRATLSLIDEVLGLCLADWQAASADIPPAVERLAEQRQQARQDKRWADADALRGQITAAGYDVEDTPDGPRLRRAG; from the coding sequence ATGGACCTGCACCTCTACGACACCTACAGCCGCAGCCTGCGCCGCTTCGAGCCTATCCACGCCGACCACGTGGGCCTGTACTGCTGCGGGCCGACGGTGTACGACTACGCCCATATCGGCAATCTGCGCACCTACCTGTTCGAGGACCTGCTGCGCCGCGTGCTCGAACTCAACGGCCACGTGGTACGGCACGTGGTCAACATCACCGATGTCGGCCACCTCGTGTCGGATGCTGACGACGGCGAGGACAAGATGGAGAAGGGCAGCCGCCGCACCGGCGAATCGGCCTGGGACATCGCCGGGCGCTTCACCGCCGCGTTCAAGGCCGACATGGCGGCGCTGAACCTGCGCGAGCCGACGGTCTGGTGCCGCGCCACTGACCACATCGCCGAGCAGATCGACTTCATCGCCACGCTCGAAGCCAAGGGCTTCACCTACCGCACCTCGGACGGACTGTATTTCGACACGGCACGGCAGGACGACTACGGCTATCTCGCCCGGCTCGACCGCACCGGCCTGCAGGCCGGCAAGCGCGTGGACCTCGGCGAGAAACGCAGCGCGACCGATTTCGCATTGTGGAAATTCAGCCGCCTCGGCGAGCAACGCCAGATGGAGTGGGACAGCCCATGGGGGCGCGGTTTCCCGGGCTGGCACATCGAGTGCTCGGCGATGTCGGCCAAGTACCTGAGCCCGTGGTTCGACATCCATTGTGGCGGCGAGGACCACATCCCGGTGCACCACAGCAACGAGATCGCGCAGACCGAAGCCTGCCACGGCACGCGGCTCGCCAACTTCTGGCTGCACGGTTATTTCCTGCAGCTCGACGCGGCCAAGATGTCGAAATCGAGCGGCGATTTCCTGCGCCTGCAGACGCTGCTCGAGCGCGGCTACGCCCCGCTGGCCTACCGCTACCTGTGCCTGACCGCGCACTACCGCAGCCAGCTCAGTTTCACGTGGAACAGTCTCGATGCGGCACAGACAGCGCTGAACCGCCTGCGCGAGGCCTACCACAGCTGGCCTGCGGGCGGCGAGGCCGACGCCGCCACGCTCGGCCGCTTCCGCGATGAGCTGAACCATGATCTGAATGCGCCCAAAGCGCTGGCGCTGGTCTGGGAGCTGGTGAAAGGACCGCTGCCACCCGCCACCAAGCGCGCCACGCTGAGCCTGATCGACGAGGTACTGGGCCTGTGCCTGGCCGATTGGCAGGCGGCCAGCGCCGACATCCCGCCCGCTGTCGAACGGCTCGCCGAACAGCGCCAGCAGGCGCGCCAGGACAAACGCTGGGCGGATGCCGATGCTTTGCGCGGGCAGATCACCGCCGCCGGCTACGATGTCGAGGACACGCCGGACGGGCCAAGACTGCGGCGCGCGGGTTAA
- a CDS encoding acyl-CoA thioesterase, with protein MQDLKSVTQIEVQVSHVDAFRHVNNARIMEYLEMGRWDIMNLRGRREEYVRKRLAVPVASMQVNFRMPARLGQLLDIVTTLQSVKANSFVLKQLVQCRQSKQVVAEATVTSVIFDAAKGVVVPALEIIEALVGLPQAEMSEVLA; from the coding sequence ATGCAGGACCTGAAATCTGTGACGCAGATCGAAGTGCAGGTATCCCATGTGGATGCCTTCCGTCACGTCAATAACGCCCGCATCATGGAATATCTGGAGATGGGGCGCTGGGACATCATGAACCTGCGCGGGCGCCGCGAGGAATACGTGCGCAAGCGCCTGGCCGTGCCGGTGGCGTCGATGCAGGTGAATTTCCGCATGCCGGCTCGGCTCGGCCAGCTGCTCGACATCGTCACCACGCTGCAATCGGTCAAGGCCAACAGCTTCGTGCTCAAGCAGCTGGTGCAATGCCGCCAATCGAAGCAGGTGGTGGCCGAGGCGACCGTGACCTCGGTCATTTTCGATGCGGCAAAAGGGGTTGTCGTGCCGGCACTGGAAATCATCGAGGCCCTGGTCGGCCTGCCGCAAGCGGAAATGAGCGAAGTGCTCGCCTGA
- a CDS encoding ATP-binding protein yields the protein MRRGFDSLLGRLALVMALVVVASHASLFYVLRNSHDEQLLDQVRAALHDPQQAQRARPGEIPDWGARREPPLLPAGEPERRAGGGPEHHEGPPHQDIALHLSQELGQPVALHWRREPRPTLWVGIGTGASQVWYHIPMKPGEPGWFGSPWMMLAVVTALSLMGSLFVLWQLSRPIASLADALRRTGAGHAVAPLPVAGPLELRELTTNFNQMVQDLSRLETDRQTLLAGVSHDLRTPLTRLRVRAELLDDSARAGIGRDIDDIERIVEQFLLFARLQADSEPASQVELGGWLTGWLGRDEYTDIGYRPALQPVSCAIHPIALARALANLVENARQYGAMPIELSLALDGTTARISVRDHGPGIPPERLEQARQAFVRLDAARGGRGHCGLGLAIVDQVARLHGGELLLTNAMDGGLLATLSLPLGRAPGK from the coding sequence ATGAGGCGCGGGTTCGACAGCCTGCTCGGGCGTCTGGCGCTGGTGATGGCGCTGGTCGTGGTGGCCAGCCACGCCTCCCTGTTCTATGTGCTGCGCAACAGCCATGACGAACAATTGCTCGATCAGGTGCGCGCGGCGCTGCACGACCCACAGCAGGCCCAGCGCGCCAGGCCCGGCGAGATACCGGACTGGGGCGCACGGCGCGAGCCGCCGCTGCTGCCCGCTGGCGAGCCCGAACGCCGCGCGGGTGGCGGGCCCGAGCACCACGAAGGGCCGCCGCACCAGGACATCGCCCTGCACCTGTCGCAGGAGCTGGGCCAGCCGGTGGCGCTGCACTGGCGCCGCGAGCCGCGCCCCACGCTGTGGGTGGGCATCGGCACGGGCGCGAGCCAGGTCTGGTATCACATCCCGATGAAGCCGGGCGAGCCGGGCTGGTTCGGCTCGCCATGGATGATGCTCGCGGTGGTGACGGCGCTGTCGCTGATGGGCTCGCTGTTCGTGCTGTGGCAATTGTCGCGGCCGATCGCCAGCCTGGCCGATGCGCTGCGGCGCACCGGTGCCGGGCATGCTGTTGCGCCCCTGCCGGTGGCCGGGCCGCTGGAGCTGCGCGAGCTGACCACGAATTTCAACCAGATGGTGCAGGACCTGTCACGCCTCGAAACCGATCGCCAGACCCTGCTCGCCGGCGTCTCGCACGACCTGCGCACGCCCCTGACGCGGCTCAGGGTGCGCGCCGAGCTGCTCGATGACAGCGCGCGCGCCGGTATCGGCCGCGACATCGACGACATCGAGCGCATCGTCGAGCAGTTCCTGCTGTTCGCCAGATTGCAGGCCGACAGCGAGCCGGCAAGCCAGGTCGAACTGGGCGGCTGGCTCACTGGCTGGCTGGGGCGCGATGAATACACCGATATTGGCTACCGGCCTGCCTTGCAGCCGGTGTCGTGTGCGATCCATCCGATCGCGCTGGCCCGTGCGCTGGCCAATCTGGTCGAGAATGCGCGGCAATACGGCGCCATGCCGATCGAGCTGAGTCTGGCGCTCGACGGCACAACCGCCCGCATCAGCGTGCGCGACCACGGCCCGGGCATCCCGCCCGAGCGGCTCGAACAGGCCCGCCAGGCGTTCGTCCGACTCGATGCGGCGCGTGGCGGGCGTGGACATTGCGGACTCGGGCTGGCCATCGTCGATCAGGTGGCGCGGCTGCACGGCGGCGAACTGCTGCTGACCAATGCCATGGACGGCGGCCTGCTGGCGACGCTGAGCTTGCCGTTGGGCCGAGCGCCAGGCAAATAG
- a CDS encoding N-acetyltransferase family protein → MTTIKPADITLRPITEADFPTVAELGARIWRRHYIAMISAEQIEYMLAGRYTADKLKPYLDSGRCGLDLLEHDGQAIGYCSYALTDSPGEMKLEQLYLLPELHGRGYGGHMLRHVEVRARSLGADTLVLTVNKHNAGSIAVYRKAGFSVREEAVFDIGNGFVMDDYVMVKRLA, encoded by the coding sequence ATGACAACCATCAAGCCAGCAGACATCACCTTGCGCCCAATCACCGAGGCGGACTTCCCCACCGTCGCCGAGCTCGGTGCGCGCATCTGGCGCCGCCACTACATCGCCATGATCAGTGCCGAACAGATCGAGTACATGCTGGCCGGCCGCTACACCGCGGACAAGCTAAAGCCGTACCTGGATTCCGGCCGCTGCGGGCTCGACCTGCTCGAACACGACGGCCAGGCCATCGGCTATTGCAGCTATGCGCTGACCGACAGCCCTGGGGAGATGAAGCTGGAGCAGCTCTACCTGCTGCCCGAGCTGCACGGGCGCGGCTACGGCGGCCATATGCTGCGCCATGTCGAGGTGCGCGCTCGCAGCCTGGGCGCCGACACGCTGGTGCTGACCGTGAACAAGCACAACGCCGGCTCGATCGCGGTTTACCGCAAGGCAGGCTTCAGCGTACGCGAAGAGGCCGTGTTCGATATCGGCAACGGTTTCGTGATGGATGACTATGTGATGGTGAAACGGCTGGCCTGA
- the tcdA gene encoding tRNA cyclic N6-threonylcarbamoyladenosine(37) synthase TcdA: MSEIDMARRFGGIARLYGDAALARFQTAHVAVIGIGGVGSWAVEALARSAIGTLTLIDLDHVAESNINRQIHALDTTLGQAKVEAMAERIAAINPIAQVHQIDDFIDLDNLAGHIDQRFDFVVDAIDSVKVKAALIAHCRRNKIKLITCGGAGGQIDPTQIEVADLARTTQDPLLAKTRQMLRRDYGFNKDVKKKFEVPAVFSTEPLRYPEASACDVDDAGAAGPAGLNCAGFGSAVGVTASFGLVAASYVLNKLAGR, translated from the coding sequence ATGAGTGAAATCGACATGGCGCGCCGTTTTGGCGGTATTGCGCGCTTGTATGGGGATGCCGCACTGGCGCGCTTCCAGACGGCCCACGTGGCGGTGATCGGGATAGGCGGCGTCGGCTCGTGGGCGGTCGAGGCACTGGCCCGCTCGGCCATCGGCACCCTGACGCTGATCGATCTCGATCATGTGGCCGAGTCGAACATCAATCGCCAGATCCACGCGCTCGACACCACGCTGGGCCAGGCCAAGGTGGAGGCGATGGCCGAGCGCATCGCGGCCATCAACCCGATTGCGCAGGTTCACCAGATCGACGATTTCATCGATCTCGACAATCTCGCGGGCCATATCGACCAGCGCTTCGATTTCGTTGTCGATGCCATCGACAGCGTCAAGGTCAAGGCCGCGCTGATCGCCCATTGCCGCCGCAACAAGATCAAGCTGATCACCTGCGGCGGTGCCGGTGGCCAGATCGACCCGACGCAAATCGAGGTCGCCGACCTTGCCCGCACCACGCAGGACCCGCTGCTTGCCAAGACACGCCAGATGCTGCGCCGCGACTATGGCTTCAACAAGGACGTGAAGAAAAAATTCGAGGTGCCGGCGGTATTCTCGACCGAGCCGCTGCGTTATCCCGAGGCGAGCGCCTGCGATGTCGACGATGCCGGTGCGGCCGGCCCGGCCGGGCTCAACTGTGCCGGCTTCGGCTCGGCCGTTGGGGTGACCGCGAGCTTCGGCCTGGTGGCGGCGTCCTACGTGCTCAACAAGCTGGCCGGACGCTGA